In Aethina tumida isolate Nest 87 chromosome 2, icAetTumi1.1, whole genome shotgun sequence, the DNA window tttaattgtaaagaataaaaatgtactataatgtattccaatattgttgaaaattaagacaatttttgacagtttattcaATAGACGATTAATAGAagaagaatatgatttttaacttttccacaaaattatgaaggtggttttttatgatatttgatGTATACTTATTTCGGGgtgtagtaaatttaaataaaagaatttatataaaaatctttaactgtataactacatattttcgtacttatttgttaaaatcagtcgacaaattttatgagggtGTCTTTCAAATAGGCCACActgtattttatcaaatttaataaataaattatttgtcttgtctatttttattttagaattgtgaatatttttagtaaatattgattatagaattaatttaaacattttattgtcaaGTATGAGAAAagcaatatgtatattattattggaaatctaggaatttgaaaattctttataaaaattttaaaatttgttgattatatgatttcagtaatttaatttaattcaaaaattaatgtaaagctggaacaaattaattaaataaaaacattgaattatTGAGTCAAAGTACGCTTcaaaatcttgaatatttaattctacTTTATCCACCAGTCCAGATATTTCcctatatgtttattatttatttctgacaTTGTTCAATGTTTCACGTTCTAAATTCTGAAAAAAGGGggtcaaaactgaacttgaacttTCCTTTCGTTCCAAAATtccagattttttttattgtgagatgtatttgattttggtaaaaattgataataatggtGATAATTTCCTTGAACTTTATGAAGTTgtcatgttattttaaaattagtagtaACAgtcatatgttttaaattttattgataattgattaaaattgattcttataatCATGAATGTCAACATAATTCTGCGCCAAGCCTACCTTGAAAGCATATcctgaatttgaaaataaattatttaataatgttatcaatattacacataaaacacattttctaTGTGACAAATTCTCACACAAACCTTGTGATTACTTAATGCTTAACCGCTGTTTAAAGgaaatctgaaataaataaacacgtGTTTGTAATTATAGGAAAATATGGAGTGTCCATAAAtatcataatcaaatatttaatttgaatatctcTTGGGCAGTGCAATTCAGTATAATAGACTCATGTACAAAAATACTGCATTAAAGTCTTTGATTTACATCGAAACTGAATTAAAACTGATAATTACATAACAAGTtacaattgaaacaaaaatacgacagaaaattttcaaatataagcaaaaatcTAAATTCACTTATGTGGaatgtatttttctatttaattaactaaattagttCATGTGTTTTCGCTGTCAAAATTTCACCTTTTTCGTCTCTGCATTGTAAAATTTACTCTTCAGCTGAAATGACTTTGATATGGTAATttgtaaatgaattattaaaacagctaataattgtttttataattaagtgtaTTATGACTACAGACTCTAGAAGGCTTAAGAGACAATCAAATTCTTGTCAATTGCACTCaattgcaaaaataaattaaatttcatgaattctagtaattatacatattaaacaaatccAGTCGACGTTCAAATTGTTTTCTAGTTAGTCCGTTACTTATATTCATTGAAAGGGAAGTATAATCAGATATACAATGTTTTGTTCAAGAATGTATGTATACATCGCGCAATCTCTATAAACGGGGAGAAAGATATCTGGGCCTAGCACTGACACATTTATTTCTAGTGTAGCTGCGGTCCAGGTAAATTAAaggttaaaaattcattaacacTCTGaaacagattttattaaataagttattttatgtaaaaaaagttttgaaaagTGTGTTTAGTGCGTCACcctcttaaaattaatcattatttatttaaagtataagTTGAAACTGTCTCAGTGGTGTTCAGTTAAATTTCTCGTAAAAggcttatttattgataaatctaattatttaatattttagttaaccGCAGCGTAGTATTATGAGTGCCAATAatgaaatcttaattttacaatatagcCAAGTCTTAATGAGAAGCAGATTTATTTGGCCACCAAATGGAGAAGAAGATAATCCGAGTAAACGATATTACCTTACGATAATGTTAATCATAGCATTTTCTTGTTCTATAGTTAATGGAAATTTGATTCATCTTGTACAACATGTCATAATCAGtaagtgaaaatatttagtCTATTATTTTTCGACAAACTTCTTCTAGATGGTGAAATGGAGAATATTGGCATGGATATAACCAGCATTTTAGGCTTTACTGGATGTCTTTTTTTTACATGCAATATTATAAAGTCTATTgcaaaatttatcaaagtaTTACGAATCTTATCCGATTTGAAAACTCATGGTATACCAAATGGTTTTgatgaacaaaacaaaaaattaaatttctattcaaaaatgtttgctatgtatatgtatatcgCCATGACGATTATTACTTTTTCTTCCACCGTTAACATGGGTTACTGTTTTGATAAACCGGCATGTGGAATGTTGATACCACCAGTTATGCCATTTGATATTGACCATTATCCAGgtattcaaaattatctaagatttaattttgaattcattaatttaactatGATTTAGgcaaactgttttattttattttgaaactgGTAGCACTCATTCTGATTTACCATACTGGTGGTATTTTATCGTTTGCTGTAATGGAAGTTTTGGAGCACATAATCTTTAGATTGGATGATGTAAAGAATAAGTTCGTACAAGCTTTGAATCCGGAAAATCCAAATCGTGACAAAGACTTAAAAGAGGCTATAGAATACCACAATTTCGTTATCAAGTATGTGTATACATGTCTTGTTAAACGATAAAtcgaattttaaactttttagtgTTTCACAAGAATACAATGAAGTAATAAAACCTTGCATGCTCGTACACGTAATACTGACTGGTGTAATGTTGGGTGCAACATTTTGGTTTACATTTGTGGTTTGtatttttctaacaaatttaattttttatatacacaagtttttttagaaatttacccTGGACTCTCTAGTCATATGTTTGGGGTATTTCACCGCAATGGGATGCGTCAGTATTGGGGGCCAACGTCTCATGGAAGCGGTAATGTGTCTCATAGTGAATTATGAATTACactatttcattataaaaaaataaaatttgagtgtTTTACAGAGTGAATCGGTAGCGGATGTTGTATGT includes these proteins:
- the LOC109598695 gene encoding uncharacterized protein LOC109598695 isoform X1; the protein is MSANNEILILQYSQVLMRSRFIWPPNGEEDNPSKRYYLTIMLIIAFSCSIVNGNLIHLVQHVIINGEMENIGMDITSILGFTGCLFFTCNIIKSIAKFIKVLRILSDLKTHGIPNGFDEQNKKLNFYSKMFAMYMYIAMTIITFSSTVNMGYCFDKPACGMLIPPVMPFDIDHYPGKLFYFILKLVALILIYHTGGILSFAVMEVLEHIIFRLDDVKNKFVQALNPENPNRDKDLKEAIEYHNFVINVSQEYNEVIKPCMLVHVILTGVMLGATFWFTFVKFTLDSLVICLGYFTAMGCVSIGGQRLMEASESVADVVCTTCWYGVELKLQKALILVIARSRRPLYILAGTLGIVNFTLIIGTLKTAYSWMTLLTNY
- the LOC109598695 gene encoding uncharacterized protein LOC109598695 isoform X2, whose product is MENIGMDITSILGFTGCLFFTCNIIKSIAKFIKVLRILSDLKTHGIPNGFDEQNKKLNFYSKMFAMYMYIAMTIITFSSTVNMGYCFDKPACGMLIPPVMPFDIDHYPGKLFYFILKLVALILIYHTGGILSFAVMEVLEHIIFRLDDVKNKFVQALNPENPNRDKDLKEAIEYHNFVINVSQEYNEVIKPCMLVHVILTGVMLGATFWFTFVKFTLDSLVICLGYFTAMGCVSIGGQRLMEASESVADVVCTTCWYGVELKLQKALILVIARSRRPLYILAGTLGIVNFTLIIGTLKTAYSWMTLLTNY